The Streptomyces pactum genome contains a region encoding:
- the rpmB gene encoding 50S ribosomal protein L28, whose product MAANCDVCGKGPGFGNNISHSHRRTSRRWNPNIQRVRTVVGGTPKRVNACTSCIKAGKVSR is encoded by the coding sequence GTGGCTGCCAACTGCGACGTCTGCGGCAAGGGGCCGGGCTTCGGCAACAACATCTCGCACTCGCACCGCCGTACGTCCCGTCGCTGGAACCCGAACATCCAGCGTGTGCGTACCGTGGTCGGCGGGACGCCGAAGCGCGTGAACGCTTGCACCTCGTGCATCAAGGCCGGCAAGGTCTCGCGCTGA
- the thiD gene encoding bifunctional hydroxymethylpyrimidine kinase/phosphomethylpyrimidine kinase, translating into MTPPLVLTVAGSDSGGGAGIQADLKTMLALGTHGMSVLTAVTAQNSLGVHGAWELPVEAVRAQYRSVVDDIGVQAVKTGMLSSAELVEAVAELIGGTDAPAVVDPVGVSKHGDALLAASALDSVRTELLPVATVATPNLDEVAQLTGVRVESDADLRRAAAAVLEYGPRWVLIKGGHLAGDAVDLLTDGSEEHWLRAARLDNRHTHGTGCTLASAVACGLAKGQPVPEAVAAAKEYVTGAIAAGFALGGGIGPVDHGWALERDHGRALGRDPG; encoded by the coding sequence GTGACACCGCCCCTGGTTCTCACCGTGGCCGGCTCCGACTCCGGCGGCGGCGCGGGCATCCAGGCCGACCTGAAGACGATGCTCGCCCTCGGCACCCACGGCATGAGCGTGCTCACCGCGGTGACCGCGCAGAACTCCCTCGGCGTGCACGGTGCCTGGGAACTGCCCGTCGAGGCCGTGCGGGCCCAGTACCGCAGCGTCGTGGACGACATCGGCGTCCAGGCGGTCAAGACCGGGATGCTGTCCTCCGCGGAACTGGTCGAGGCGGTCGCCGAGTTGATCGGCGGCACCGACGCGCCGGCCGTCGTCGACCCGGTCGGCGTCTCCAAGCACGGGGACGCGCTGCTCGCCGCCTCCGCGCTGGACTCCGTACGCACCGAACTGCTGCCGGTGGCGACCGTGGCCACGCCGAACCTCGACGAGGTCGCCCAACTCACCGGCGTACGGGTCGAGTCGGACGCCGACCTGCGCCGGGCCGCGGCGGCCGTCCTGGAGTACGGGCCCCGCTGGGTGCTGATCAAGGGCGGTCACCTGGCCGGCGACGCCGTCGACCTGCTCACCGACGGCTCGGAGGAGCACTGGCTGCGCGCCGCGCGCCTCGACAACCGGCACACGCACGGCACCGGCTGCACCCTCGCGTCGGCCGTGGCCTGCGGTCTGGCGAAGGGACAGCCGGTACCGGAGGCGGTCGCGGCGGCCAAGGAGTACGTCACCGGGGCGATCGCGGCCGGATTCGCGCTCGGTGGCGGCATCGGGCCGGTGGACCACGGCTGGGCCCTCGAGCGCGATCACGGCCGAGCCCTCGGGCGGGATCCCGGCTGA
- a CDS encoding thiamine-phosphate kinase: protein MKGTVGELGEFGLIRELTSRLTTTPAVRVGPGDDAAVVAAPDRRVVASTDILVEGRHFRRDWSTAYDVGRKAAAQNLADIAAMGAVPTALLLGLVVPAELPVTWPTELMDGLRDECQVAGASVVGGDVVRGDTITVSITALGDLRNQEPVTRGGAQPGDLVAVTGWLGWSAAGFAVLSRGFRSPRAFVEAHRRPEPPYHAGPAAAGLGATAMCDVSDGLIADLGHIAEASKVRIDVRSGQIDIPTQMNDIGQAVGVDPMQWVLTGGEDHAIVATFPPDVKLPARWKVIGEVLNPSALPQVTVDGAPWTSKGGWDHFGEDVES, encoded by the coding sequence ATGAAGGGCACTGTTGGTGAGCTGGGGGAGTTCGGGCTCATCAGGGAGCTCACCTCCCGTCTCACCACGACCCCGGCGGTCCGGGTCGGTCCCGGCGACGACGCCGCGGTGGTGGCCGCGCCCGACCGTCGGGTGGTGGCCAGCACCGACATCCTCGTGGAGGGGCGGCACTTCCGCCGGGACTGGTCCACCGCGTACGACGTGGGCCGCAAGGCGGCGGCGCAGAACCTCGCCGACATCGCCGCGATGGGCGCCGTGCCGACCGCGTTGCTGCTCGGCCTGGTCGTACCCGCCGAACTGCCGGTGACCTGGCCGACCGAGCTGATGGACGGCCTGCGCGACGAGTGCCAGGTCGCGGGCGCCTCCGTGGTCGGCGGCGACGTGGTGCGCGGCGACACGATCACCGTCTCCATCACCGCGCTCGGCGACCTGCGCAACCAGGAGCCCGTCACCCGCGGCGGCGCCCAGCCCGGCGACCTGGTCGCGGTGACCGGCTGGCTCGGCTGGTCCGCGGCCGGGTTCGCCGTGCTGTCCCGGGGGTTCCGCTCGCCGCGCGCCTTCGTCGAGGCCCACCGCCGCCCGGAGCCGCCGTACCACGCGGGCCCGGCCGCCGCGGGGCTCGGCGCCACCGCGATGTGTGACGTGAGCGACGGACTCATCGCCGACCTGGGCCACATCGCGGAGGCCAGCAAGGTCAGGATCGACGTCCGCTCCGGCCAGATCGACATCCCGACGCAGATGAACGACATCGGCCAGGCGGTCGGCGTCGACCCCATGCAGTGGGTGCTCACCGGGGGAGAGGACCACGCGATCGTGGCGACCTTCCCGCCGGACGTGAAGCTGCCCGCCCGCTGGAAGGTCATCGGCGAGGTCCTCAACCCCTCCGCGCTGCCCCAGGTGACCGTCGACGGGGCGCCCTGGACCAGCAAGGGCGGCTGGGACCACTTCGGCGAGGACGTGGAGTCGTGA
- a CDS encoding Lrp/AsnC family transcriptional regulator, which produces MVQAYILIQTEVGKASTVAETISKIPGVIQAEDVTGPYDVIVRAQSDTVDDLGRMVVAKVQQVDGITRTLTCPVVHL; this is translated from the coding sequence GTGGTACAGGCGTACATCCTGATCCAGACGGAGGTCGGCAAGGCGTCGACCGTCGCCGAGACGATCAGCAAGATCCCTGGAGTGATCCAGGCCGAGGACGTGACAGGACCCTACGATGTCATCGTCCGCGCCCAGTCCGACACCGTCGACGACCTGGGTCGCATGGTGGTCGCCAAAGTCCAGCAAGTGGACGGCATCACCCGTACTCTGACCTGCCCGGTCGTTCATCTCTGA
- a CDS encoding D-alanine--D-alanine ligase family protein: protein MSTENLPQSPEQPPRKPRVAVVFGGRSSEHGISVVTAGAVLAAIDRTKYDVLPIGITRDGRWALTADEPERMAITERRTPDVDELAESTEGGVVLPVDPANREVVYSEPGSVPKALGEVDVVFPVLHGPYGEDGTLQGLLELSGVPYVGAGVLASAVGQDKEYMKAVFTSYGLKVGPYAVIRPREWEQDRSGARRRIVDFAGEHGWPLFVKPARAGSSIGITKVDDLSGLDEAIEEARRHDPKILVEAALRGREIECGVLEFEDGPRASVPAEIPPPSEHAYYDFEAKYIDSTPGVVPAPLTPAETAEIQRLAVEAFDAASCEGLVRADFFLTEDDEFVINEINTMPGFTPISMYPQMWQASGVSYPELVDRLVQAALRRPTGLR from the coding sequence ATGAGCACCGAGAACCTCCCCCAGAGCCCCGAGCAGCCGCCTCGCAAACCGCGTGTGGCCGTCGTGTTCGGCGGGCGCAGCTCCGAACACGGGATCTCCGTGGTCACCGCCGGCGCCGTCCTCGCGGCCATCGACCGGACCAAGTACGACGTCCTGCCGATCGGCATCACCCGGGACGGCCGGTGGGCCCTCACCGCCGACGAACCCGAACGCATGGCGATCACCGAGCGCCGTACGCCCGACGTGGACGAACTGGCCGAGTCGACCGAGGGCGGCGTGGTGCTGCCCGTCGACCCCGCCAACCGCGAAGTCGTCTACAGCGAACCCGGCTCGGTGCCCAAGGCGCTGGGCGAGGTCGACGTCGTCTTCCCCGTGCTGCACGGCCCCTACGGCGAGGACGGCACCCTCCAGGGTCTGCTCGAGCTGTCCGGCGTGCCCTACGTCGGCGCGGGCGTCCTCGCCTCGGCCGTTGGGCAGGACAAGGAGTACATGAAGGCGGTGTTCACCTCCTACGGGCTGAAGGTCGGCCCGTACGCGGTGATCCGGCCGCGCGAGTGGGAGCAGGACCGTTCCGGCGCCCGCAGGAGGATCGTCGATTTCGCCGGCGAGCACGGCTGGCCGCTGTTCGTGAAGCCCGCACGCGCGGGTTCCTCCATCGGCATCACCAAGGTCGACGACCTCTCCGGCCTCGACGAGGCGATCGAGGAGGCCCGGCGCCACGACCCGAAGATCCTGGTCGAGGCGGCGCTGCGCGGCCGGGAGATCGAGTGCGGCGTGCTGGAGTTCGAGGACGGTCCCCGGGCCTCCGTCCCCGCCGAGATCCCGCCGCCCTCCGAGCACGCGTACTACGACTTCGAGGCCAAGTACATCGACTCCACGCCCGGCGTCGTGCCCGCCCCGCTCACGCCCGCGGAGACCGCCGAGATCCAGCGGCTCGCCGTCGAGGCGTTCGACGCGGCCTCCTGTGAGGGACTGGTGCGCGCGGACTTCTTTCTCACCGAGGACGACGAGTTCGTGATCAACGAGATCAACACGATGCCCGGCTTCACGCCGATCTCCATGTACCCGCAGATGTGGCAGGCGAGCGGCGTGAGCTACCCGGAACTGGTGGACCGGCTGGTCCAGGCGGCGCTGCGGCGGCCCACGGGACTGCGCTGA
- a CDS encoding NAD(P)H-dependent glycerol-3-phosphate dehydrogenase, protein MSNPVKAAVFGTGSWGTAFGMVLADAGCDVTLWGRRAALADAVNSTRTNPDYLPGVELPAGLWATTDAAEAARDADFTVLAVPSQTLRANLADWTPLLAPGTVLVSLMKGVELGSAMRMSEVIDDVAKVGAERIAVVTGPNLAREIAARMPAAAVVACPDESVAQRLQTACHTPYFRPYTNTDVVGCELGGAVKNVIGLAVGIADGMGLGDNAKGSLITRGLAETTRLGVALGADPLTFSGLAGLGDLVATCSSPLSRNHTFGTNLGKGMTLQETIAVTKQTAEGVKSCESVLDLARRHGVDMPITETVVGIVHEGKPPVVALKELMSRSAKPERR, encoded by the coding sequence GTGAGCAACCCGGTCAAGGCGGCCGTCTTCGGCACCGGATCGTGGGGCACGGCCTTCGGCATGGTCCTCGCCGACGCGGGGTGCGACGTCACCCTGTGGGGGCGCCGCGCCGCACTCGCCGACGCCGTCAACTCCACCCGCACCAACCCGGACTACCTGCCCGGCGTGGAACTCCCCGCGGGTCTGTGGGCCACCACCGACGCCGCCGAGGCCGCGCGCGACGCCGACTTCACCGTCCTCGCGGTCCCGTCCCAGACGCTGCGCGCCAACCTCGCCGACTGGACGCCCCTGCTGGCGCCCGGCACGGTCCTGGTGTCCCTGATGAAGGGCGTCGAACTCGGCTCCGCGATGCGGATGAGCGAGGTGATCGACGACGTCGCCAAGGTCGGCGCCGAGCGCATCGCCGTGGTCACCGGGCCCAACCTGGCCCGGGAGATCGCCGCCCGCATGCCGGCCGCCGCCGTGGTCGCCTGCCCCGACGAGTCCGTCGCCCAGCGACTCCAGACCGCCTGCCACACGCCGTACTTCCGCCCCTACACCAACACCGACGTCGTCGGCTGCGAGCTCGGCGGCGCCGTCAAGAACGTGATCGGGCTGGCCGTCGGCATCGCGGACGGCATGGGCCTCGGCGACAACGCCAAGGGTTCCCTCATCACCCGCGGCCTCGCCGAGACGACCCGCCTCGGTGTCGCCCTCGGGGCCGACCCGCTGACCTTCTCCGGACTGGCCGGTCTCGGCGACCTGGTGGCGACCTGCTCCTCGCCGCTGTCCCGCAATCACACCTTCGGCACCAACCTCGGCAAGGGCATGACCCTCCAGGAGACCATCGCGGTCACCAAGCAGACCGCCGAGGGCGTCAAGTCCTGCGAGTCGGTGCTCGATCTGGCCCGCAGACATGGCGTCGACATGCCGATCACCGAGACGGTCGTCGGCATCGTGCACGAGGGCAAGCCCCCGGTGGTCGCGCTCAAGGAGCTCATGTCGCGCAGCGCGAAGCCCGAACGACGCTGA
- a CDS encoding lysophospholipid acyltransferase family protein, with protein MPRRRIGFWYRLAAVICKPPLVVLIKRDWRGMENIPADGGFITAVNHNSHVDPFAYAHYQYNTGRVPRFLAKSGLFKKGFVGAAMRGTGQIPVYRESTDALSAFRAAIDAVERGECVAFYPEGTLTRDPGGWPMTAKTGAARVALQTKCPVIPVAQWGCNELLPPYAKKPNLLPRKTHQVLAGPPVDLSRFYDKEMTAEVLKEATEVIMAAVTRQLEEIRGEKAPETPYDPRRERIEQRRRTQAQNQQAPNRQTRNQQTRNQRPESRARNQQTQNRQSQQAEGQST; from the coding sequence GTGCCCCGCCGCAGAATCGGCTTCTGGTACCGCCTCGCCGCGGTGATCTGCAAACCGCCGCTCGTGGTTCTGATCAAGCGGGACTGGCGGGGAATGGAGAACATTCCAGCCGACGGCGGATTTATCACGGCCGTGAACCACAATTCGCACGTCGACCCTTTCGCGTACGCGCACTACCAGTACAACACCGGGCGCGTCCCACGATTCCTGGCGAAGAGCGGCCTTTTCAAGAAAGGATTCGTCGGTGCCGCGATGCGGGGCACCGGACAGATCCCCGTCTACCGCGAGAGCACGGACGCGCTGAGCGCCTTCCGGGCCGCGATCGACGCCGTGGAGCGCGGCGAGTGCGTCGCCTTCTACCCCGAGGGCACCCTCACCCGCGACCCGGGCGGCTGGCCGATGACTGCCAAGACCGGTGCCGCGCGCGTCGCCCTGCAGACCAAGTGCCCGGTGATCCCGGTCGCCCAGTGGGGCTGCAACGAACTGCTGCCGCCGTACGCCAAGAAGCCGAACCTCCTCCCGCGCAAGACCCACCAGGTGCTCGCGGGTCCGCCGGTCGACCTGTCGCGGTTCTACGACAAGGAGATGACCGCGGAGGTGCTGAAGGAGGCCACGGAGGTCATCATGGCCGCCGTCACCCGCCAGCTCGAGGAGATCCGCGGCGAGAAGGCACCCGAAACCCCTTACGACCCGCGCCGGGAGCGGATCGAGCAGCGCCGCCGGACACAGGCCCAGAACCAGCAGGCCCCGAACCGGCAGACGCGCAACCAGCAGACGCGCAACCAGCGGCCCGAGAGCCGGGCCCGGAACCAGCAGACGCAGAACCGGCAGTCGCAGCAGGCAGAAGGGCAGAGCACGTGA
- the cofC gene encoding 2-phospho-L-lactate guanylyltransferase has protein sequence MQWTLVVPVKPLARAKSRLSDTAHDGVRPGLALAFAQDTVAAALACPVVADVAVVTDDARAARELAALGAGVVPDEPGGGLNAALAHGAAVVRAARPGIPVAALNADLPALRPVELTRVLTAATQFPRAFLPDAAGTGTTLLAAAPGRELSPAFGADSRARHRASGAVELRLGAVDSVRQDVDTGGDLRTALALGVGPRTAAVAARLLIAGQ, from the coding sequence GTGCAGTGGACCTTGGTCGTACCCGTGAAGCCCCTCGCCCGGGCCAAGAGCAGGCTGTCGGACACCGCGCACGACGGGGTGCGGCCGGGCCTCGCGCTGGCGTTCGCGCAGGACACCGTGGCGGCCGCGCTGGCCTGCCCGGTGGTGGCGGATGTGGCAGTAGTCACGGACGACGCGCGGGCCGCACGGGAGCTCGCGGCGCTGGGGGCGGGAGTCGTCCCGGACGAACCCGGCGGCGGTCTGAACGCCGCCCTGGCGCACGGGGCGGCCGTGGTACGGGCGGCCCGGCCCGGTATTCCGGTGGCCGCGCTCAACGCCGATCTGCCCGCGCTACGCCCGGTGGAATTGACGCGGGTCCTGACGGCGGCCACACAATTCCCGCGCGCCTTTCTCCCGGACGCGGCCGGAACCGGCACGACTCTGCTGGCCGCGGCACCGGGCCGCGAATTGTCCCCCGCATTCGGTGCGGATTCCCGGGCCCGCCACCGTGCGTCCGGTGCGGTGGAACTGCGCCTGGGCGCGGTGGATTCCGTACGGCAGGACGTCGACACCGGCGGCGATCTGCGCACCGCGCTGGCGCTGGGGGTGGGTCCCCGTACGGCCGCGGTGGCGGCGCGGTTGCTGATCGCGGGGCAGTAG
- a CDS encoding HU family DNA-binding protein, which yields MNKAQLVEAIADKLGGRQQAADAVDAVLDALVRAVVSGDRVSVTGFGSFEKVDRPARYARNPQTGERVRVKKTSVPRFRAGQGFKDLVSGSKKLPKNDIAVKKAPKGSLSGPPPTISKAAGKKAAAKKATGAAKKTTGAAKKTTGAAKKTTAKKTTGAAKTATAKKAPAKKSTAKTTTAAAKKTTAKKAPAKKATAKKAPAKKSTARKTTAKKATARKK from the coding sequence GTGAACAAGGCGCAGCTCGTAGAAGCGATTGCCGACAAGCTGGGCGGCCGGCAGCAGGCCGCCGACGCTGTCGACGCGGTCCTGGACGCCCTCGTCCGTGCAGTGGTCTCGGGCGACCGGGTCTCGGTCACCGGCTTCGGTTCCTTCGAGAAGGTCGACCGTCCGGCCCGCTACGCCCGCAACCCTCAGACGGGCGAGCGGGTTCGGGTCAAGAAGACCTCCGTGCCGCGCTTCCGCGCGGGTCAGGGGTTCAAGGACCTGGTGAGCGGCTCGAAGAAGCTCCCGAAGAACGACATCGCGGTCAAGAAGGCCCCCAAGGGCAGCCTGTCCGGCCCGCCGCCCACCATCTCCAAGGCCGCGGGCAAGAAGGCCGCCGCCAAGAAGGCCACGGGCGCCGCGAAGAAGACCACGGGCGCGGCCAAGAAGACGACCGGGGCGGCGAAGAAGACGACCGCGAAGAAGACCACCGGGGCGGCGAAGACGGCGACGGCGAAGAAGGCCCCCGCCAAGAAGTCCACCGCCAAGACCACCACCGCGGCGGCGAAGAAGACCACGGCCAAGAAGGCCCCCGCGAAGAAGGCGACGGCGAAGAAGGCTCCGGCCAAGAAGTCGACCGCCCGCAAGACCACCGCCAAGAAGGCCACCGCCCGCAAGAAGTAG
- the leuD gene encoding 3-isopropylmalate dehydratase small subunit — translation MEAFTTHTGRAVPLRRSNVDTDQIIPAHWLKKVTRDGFEDGLFEAWRKDPQFVLNRPEREGATVLVAGPDFGTGSSREHAVWALQNFGFKAVVSSRFADIFRGNSLKNGLLTVVLDQEIVDALWELTENDPQAEVTVDLEAREVRAEGITASFELDENSRWRLLNGLDDISITLQNEADIAAYEAKRPSFKPQTLQV, via the coding sequence ATGGAAGCATTCACCACCCACACCGGCCGGGCCGTCCCGCTGCGCCGCAGCAACGTCGACACCGACCAGATCATCCCCGCCCACTGGCTCAAGAAGGTGACGCGGGACGGGTTCGAGGACGGGCTGTTCGAGGCCTGGCGCAAGGACCCTCAGTTCGTGCTCAACCGCCCCGAGCGCGAAGGTGCCACGGTGCTGGTCGCCGGCCCCGACTTCGGCACCGGTTCGTCCCGTGAGCACGCCGTCTGGGCGCTGCAGAACTTCGGCTTCAAGGCCGTCGTCTCCTCCCGCTTCGCCGACATCTTCCGCGGCAACTCGCTGAAGAACGGCCTGCTCACGGTGGTCCTCGACCAGGAGATCGTGGACGCGCTGTGGGAGCTGACGGAGAACGACCCGCAGGCCGAGGTCACGGTCGACCTCGAGGCCCGTGAGGTCCGCGCCGAGGGCATCACCGCCTCCTTCGAACTGGACGAGAACTCCCGCTGGCGGCTGCTGAACGGGCTGGACGACATCTCGATCACCCTCCAGAACGAGGCCGACATCGCCGCGTACGAGGCGAAGCGTCCGTCGTTCAAGCCGCAGACCCTCCAGGTCTGA
- the leuC gene encoding 3-isopropylmalate dehydratase large subunit, producing MGRTLAEKVWDDHVVRRAEGEPDLLFIDLHLLHEVTSPQAFDGLRKSGRPVRRLDLTIATEDHNTPTLDIDKPIADPVSRVQLETLRKNCADFGVRLHPLGDVEQGVVHVVGPQLGLTQPGTTVVCGDSHTSTHGAFGALAFGIGTSQVEHVLATQTLPMVRPKTMAITVNGELPDGVTAKDLILAIIAKIGTGGGQGYVLEYRGEAIEKLSMEARMTICNMSIEAGARAGMIAPDETTFAYLQGRPHAPEGADWDAAVEYWKTLRTDDDAEFDAEVVVEAAELSPFVTWGTNPGQGAPLCAAVPDPASYEDASERFAAEKALEYMGLEAGQPLRSIKVDTVFVGSCTNGRIEDLRAAAEIVRDRKVADGVRMLVVPGSARVGLQAVSEGLDVVFKEAGAEWRHAGCSMCLGMNPDQLAPGERSASTSNRNFEGRQGKGGRTHLVSPQVAAATAVLGHLASPADLSAADVPTPVGV from the coding sequence ATGGGTAGGACACTCGCGGAGAAGGTCTGGGACGACCATGTCGTCCGGCGCGCCGAGGGCGAGCCCGACCTCCTCTTCATCGATCTGCACCTGCTGCACGAGGTGACCAGCCCGCAGGCCTTCGACGGCCTCCGCAAGAGCGGCCGCCCGGTGCGCCGGCTCGACCTGACCATCGCCACCGAGGACCACAACACCCCGACGCTCGACATCGACAAGCCCATCGCCGACCCCGTCTCCCGGGTCCAGCTCGAGACGCTGCGCAAGAACTGCGCGGACTTCGGCGTCCGGCTGCACCCGCTGGGCGACGTCGAACAGGGCGTCGTGCACGTCGTCGGCCCGCAGCTCGGCCTGACCCAGCCCGGCACCACCGTGGTCTGCGGCGACTCGCACACCTCCACACACGGCGCCTTCGGCGCGCTGGCCTTCGGCATCGGCACCTCCCAGGTCGAGCACGTGCTGGCCACCCAGACGCTGCCCATGGTCCGCCCGAAGACCATGGCGATCACCGTCAACGGCGAACTGCCCGACGGCGTCACGGCCAAGGACCTGATCCTCGCGATCATCGCGAAGATCGGCACCGGCGGCGGCCAGGGCTACGTCCTGGAGTACCGCGGCGAGGCCATCGAGAAGCTCTCGATGGAGGCCCGGATGACCATCTGCAACATGTCGATCGAGGCCGGCGCCCGCGCGGGCATGATCGCCCCCGACGAGACCACCTTCGCCTACCTCCAGGGCCGCCCGCACGCCCCCGAGGGCGCCGACTGGGACGCGGCGGTCGAGTACTGGAAGACGCTGCGCACGGACGACGACGCCGAGTTCGACGCCGAGGTGGTCGTCGAGGCCGCCGAGCTGTCCCCGTTCGTCACCTGGGGCACCAACCCGGGCCAGGGCGCGCCCCTCTGCGCCGCCGTCCCCGACCCGGCTTCGTACGAAGACGCTTCGGAGCGCTTCGCCGCCGAGAAGGCCCTGGAGTACATGGGGTTGGAGGCCGGGCAGCCGCTGCGCTCCATCAAGGTGGACACCGTCTTCGTAGGTTCGTGCACCAACGGCCGCATCGAGGACCTGCGCGCCGCCGCCGAGATCGTGCGGGACCGCAAAGTCGCCGACGGCGTACGGATGCTGGTCGTTCCCGGCTCCGCGCGGGTGGGTCTGCAGGCCGTCTCCGAGGGCCTGGACGTGGTCTTCAAGGAGGCCGGCGCCGAATGGCGGCACGCGGGCTGCTCGATGTGTCTGGGCATGAACCCGGACCAGCTCGCCCCCGGTGAGCGCTCCGCGTCCACCTCCAACCGCAACTTCGAGGGGCGGCAGGGCAAGGGCGGCCGCACCCACCTGGTGTCGCCGCAGGTCGCGGCCGCGACGGCGGTCCTGGGCCACCTGGCCTCCCCGGCCGACCTGTCCGCCGCCGACGTCCCCACGCCCGTTGGAGTCTGA
- the ndgR gene encoding IclR family transcriptional regulator NdgR, producing MDNSSGVGVLDKAALVLSALESGPATLAGLVGATGLARPTAHRLAVALEHHRMVARDMQGRFILGPRLAELAAAAGEDRLLATAGPVLTHLRDITGESAQLYRRQGDMRICVAAAERLSGLRDTVPVGSTLTMKAGSSAQILMAWEEPERLHRGLQGARFTATALSGVRRRGWAQSIGEREPGVASVSAPVRGPSNRVVAAVSVSGPIERLTRHPGRMHAQAIIDAAGRLSEALRRTG from the coding sequence ATGGACAACAGTAGCGGCGTCGGCGTTCTGGACAAGGCGGCCCTCGTCCTGAGCGCTCTGGAGTCCGGCCCGGCCACCCTCGCGGGGTTGGTCGGTGCGACCGGACTGGCACGACCCACGGCCCACCGCCTGGCCGTGGCGCTGGAACACCACCGTATGGTGGCGCGCGACATGCAGGGCCGGTTCATCCTCGGCCCGCGCCTGGCCGAACTGGCCGCGGCGGCCGGCGAGGACCGCCTGCTCGCCACGGCGGGCCCGGTGCTCACGCATCTGCGCGACATCACGGGCGAGAGCGCCCAGCTCTACCGCCGCCAGGGCGACATGCGCATCTGCGTGGCCGCGGCCGAGCGTCTGTCGGGCCTCAGGGACACCGTCCCGGTCGGCTCCACGCTCACCATGAAGGCCGGCTCCTCGGCCCAGATCCTCATGGCCTGGGAGGAGCCCGAGCGCCTCCACCGCGGCCTGCAGGGCGCCCGCTTCACGGCGACGGCCCTGTCCGGCGTGCGCCGCCGCGGCTGGGCGCAGTCCATCGGCGAGCGGGAGCCGGGCGTGGCGTCCGTCTCCGCGCCCGTGCGCGGCCCCTCCAACCGCGTGGTGGCCGCCGTCTCCGTCTCCGGCCCGATCGAGCGCCTGACGCGCCACCCGGGCCGTATGCACGCCCAGGCGATCATCGACGCCGCCGGCCGGCTCTCCGAGGCCCTGCGCCGCACGGGCTGA